The nucleotide window GTGATTTATACATTTGTGCTTAGAAAATATTAGTTGCAAATACACCATATTATTTTATAGATTTCAAACATAAAGGAGGGTTAAAAATGAGTAAGAAACAAAGAATATTAAATGGAATTTTAATGGCGTTTTGCATGTCATTTGCTATGACTCTTATTAATTTAGGTATGAGTGATATATTTTTTAAAGCATGGATGAAAAGTTGGGTGATTGG belongs to Gottschalkia purinilytica and includes:
- a CDS encoding DUF2798 domain-containing protein, whose translation is MSKKQRILNGILMAFCMSFAMTLINLGMSDIFFKAWMKSWVIGLIVTLPISFIFPPIIGKLVMKIKI